Proteins encoded in a region of the Ziziphus jujuba cultivar Dongzao chromosome 3, ASM3175591v1 genome:
- the LOC107423375 gene encoding F-box/kelch-repeat protein At3g23880: MLKNKPNGHLPEELVIQILLKQSVRDLLRWKSVCKLWFTIINNPSFIEQHLEVIRNNQNNNKSSNAYFIVNSWSRTSKEQCISIVSYQTLASIPEIHRVGFASPHTICIVGSCNGIVCLIVPNKSNDYETSLLLWNPATKQTKYLNVPYSCSLKDHYKRDCCDNIGFGFDVKYNDYKVIAVAEPLCPFGVKVYSLKNNSWTMCSSCSKDDSWDRNNLTYWGVCSGGMYSWTAKGKRRIGNHKEEVIISFDMTNEVLISTPLPSITEIKPRSDYRTCPTLPINGSLAVVYDMYSNEKDVWLLGEYGVKESWTKLFSFKSIEDEWPFGFLRKSNSEKLLLIIRTTTEELVLFDPITEERNSLPILKNGTIVLQLEVNFTETLVSIT; encoded by the coding sequence ATGTTGAAGAACAAGCCGAACGGGCATCTGCCGGAGGAGTTGGTGATCCAAATCCTGTTGAAGCAGTCAGTAAGAGATCTTCTCCGGTGGAAGAGTGTCTGCAAGTTGTGGTTTACCATCATTAACAATCCCTCCTTCATCGAGCAACATCTAGAGGTAATCAGAAATAATcagaataataataagagtagtAATGCATATTTTATTGTCAATTCTTGGAGTAGAACAAGTAAGGAACAATGTATCTCCATAGTTTCTTATCAAACGCTTGCATCAATTCCGGAAATTCATCGAGTAGGATTCGCATCTCCTCATACTATCTGCATTGTGGGTTCATGTAATGGTATTGTATGCCTTATCGTTCCTAACAAAAGCAATGACTATGAGACTTCACTACTTCTATGGAACCCTGCAACCAAGCAAACAAAATATCTCAATGTCCCATATTCTTGCTCCTTAAAAGATCATTACAAGAGGGACTGTTGTGATAATATCGGATTTGGTTTCGATGTAAAATACAATGATTACAAGGTGATCGCAGTTGCCGAACCTCTTTGCCCTTTTGGAGTTAAGGTCTACagcttaaaaaataattcatggACAATGTGTTCAAGCTGTTCAAAAGATGATAGTTGGGATAGAAATAATCTGACTTATTGGGGTGTTTGCTCTGGTGGAATGTATTCGTGGACAGCGAAAGGGAAAAGAAGAATAGGAAATCATAAGGAGGAGGTGATAATCTCATTTGACATGACCAATGAAGTGCTAATATCAACACCATTGCCTAGTATTACAGAAATTAAACCTCGTAGTGATTATAGAACTTGTCCCACACTGCCAATTAACGGATCGCTTGCTGTTGTTTATGATATGTATAGCAATGAGAAAGATGTTTGGCTACTTGGTGAATATGGTGTTAAAGAGTCTTGGACTAAACTATTTAGTTTTAAGTCCATTGAAGATGAATGGCCATTTGGATTTCTGAGAAAGTCTAATTCTGAGAAGTTGCTCCTAATTATTAGAACAACAACAGAAGAGTTGGTTTTGTTTGATCCTATTACGGAAGAAAGAAATAGTCTCCCAATTTTAAAAAACGGGACAATAGTATTGCAATTGGAAGTTAATTTCACAGAAACCTTAGTTTCCATTACATGA